GGGGCTCCCGTAGAACCGGCCCTCGGCCCTCGGCCCGGCGATCCGCCAGTCGAAGGACCGGACGGCGCCGAGGTTGCCCGCGAGCGGGCCGGCGTCGGGGTGGAGGTCGAACCGGAAGGTCTGCCCGCCGAACTCCCGGTCGGTCGTCGCCACCACGGACCACGTGGAAGGGATGGGCAGGAGGTCGAGCCGGTAGCACCCGTTGCTCCCCGTCGTCCCCTGGACGGTCGACCCGGGGAGGGACTGGCTGTGGGCCGTCACGAGGGCGCCGGCGAGCGGCCGGCCCTGCGTGTCGACGGCCCCGCCGGTGACGACGTACGGAGTCACGCTCGACCCGCATGGGGGGGCCGGGCCGCCCTCGCCCACGGTGACCGTCGCCCGGTACGCGCCGGTCTCGGCCGGGGCGTAGGACGTGACGACGACCCGGTAGACGCCGGATTCCGGGGCCACCTCCTCGATGTAGGAGCGGGTCCGGCTCCCCTCGTAGTCGTCGTTCTCCCACGCCCCGCCGTCCGGGCGGACGACGAGGAGGTAGGGGTCGAATGCGGTCGAGACGAGGTCGACTTGAACGAGGTGGCCGGCCTCGACGTCGACGTCGTACGCGTCGAAGTACTCGCCGGACGCGAGCGTCGGGTCGCCCGATTCGAGGCGGCCGTCGAACGTCTGGGAGGTCGTGGACTGAGCGGCCGAGGCGGTCGTGGTCAGGGCCAGCGCGAAGGCGAGAAGGGCTCGCATGGGTCGGTTGGGTTGGGGTGAGCTCCGAGGCTACCGGCCGCCGATCCGGGCATGGATGGGCAACCCTGCCCATTTCCTCCGCACCCGGCCGGAACCGACCCCGAGCGCCCGACCCGAGCCATCGGCGCCCCAGGCCGGGAAGGCCTCACGACGAGGGGCAGGCGGTGCGGCCCCGCCACAAATAGGCCGTTCTGCCCACGGAGCGCGAACGGGCAGACGGGTACCGTGGGACATCGCCGGTCTCCGCGCTCGAGATCGGACGTCCTCTTGCCCCACCCTCTCATGCCCCCCTACCCCTACACCATCGACAACGGCCTCGGTGAGCGGCTCACGTTCGTCCGCCGGATCGCGACCCCACGCGGGGCCCGCCTGGAAGGCAAGACCCTCGTCGCCCCAGGCGCCGGGCCGCCGATGCACGTTCACCACTTCGAGGACGAGGCGTTCACCGTCGCCGAGGGCCGGCTCGGGTACGAGCGGGCGGGCGAACCGCCGGCCTTCGCGGGACCGGGCGAGACGGTCATCTTCCGCGCGGGCGAGGCCCACCGGTTTTGGAACGCCGGCGACGGCGACCTCCGGTGCTCGGGGTGGATCGAGCCGGCCGGCAACGTCGAGTATCTCCTCCGTGAGCTGTTCGCGTCGCAGAAGCGGAACGGGGGCAGCCGGCCGGACCCGTTCGACGCGGCGTTCCTCGCGCACCGCTACCGGAGCGAGTTCTCGATGACGGCGATCCCGGCATTCGTCCGGAGGCTCGTCTTTCCCATCGTGGTCGCTCTCGGACACGTTCTCGGGAAGTACGCGGCGTACGCCGACGCCCCCGCCCCGCTCGACCGGCCGGCAGGCCCGTCGCCCGTCACTCCACCCATCGCCGGGCCGAGGCGGGCCGTTACGCCGGCTGCATGAGCCGGGCGGCGACGGCCGCGCGGCCGGGCACGTCGAGCTTGAGGAGGATGGCCTCGACGTGGTGCCGCGCCGTGTGCTTCGAGACGAACAGCCGCGCGCCCAGCGCCTCGTTGCTCAGCCCCTCGGCGAGGAGGAGGGCCACCTCGGCCTCCCGCCGCGTCAGCCCGTGCCGCGCGCGGACCGCCTCGTGCGTTGGGAGCGCCGGCCCGCCCGGCGGGTCGACCGTCACGAGGAAGGCGTCGGTCCCACCGAAGGCGCCCGGCGCGACGAGCACGCCGCGGAGCGTGTAGCGCCCGCAGGCCGTCTGCACCTCGCGCACGACCGGCGTGGGCGCCGCGCCGGTCGCCTTGAACGCGAGCGGGGCGAGCGCGCGGGCGACGAGCCGGAGCGCTCCCTCGACCCGCTCGCGCTCGGGGTCGGCGGCGAGGGCGGCGACGAGCGCGGGGTTGCGGTGCGCCTCGCGCCCGTCGGCGTCGAACGCGGCGAGTGGGTCTTGGACGACGTCGAGTGAGCGCCGGTGCGCCGCGAGCCGGCCGAGCGCGTCGAGCCCGGCGGTGAGGGCCGGCGCGAGCACGCGCAACAGCGGCACGTGCTCGCCGGGCTCGGGCGGGCGGCGGAGCTGCGTCGCCGTGAGGTGGACGATCCCGGCGGGCGTGGCGCAGACGATGGACTGCGCGTCGGCCGTGCCGAAGGGGCGGAGCACCTCGTGGTAGAACAGCGTGTTGAAGGCCGTCCCCGTCGCGCCGAGCAGGTGGTCGACGGTGTGGAGGTCGCCCACCGCCGTCCCCGGCCGCGTGATCAGCCGGTACGCCTCGTCGAGGAGCGGGTCCGGCCCGCCGCCCCCTTCGGCGACAGGACCGCAGAACGTGCGCAGCATCTCGGCGTGGGCGTCGTCGTGCCCGTGCACGAGCTGGGGCCGCGCCGGGGAGGTAGAGCGTGCCGCCCTCGGCGCCGAACGCGTCGGCGACGGTGCGCATGACCTCATGCCCCCACGCCTCGGGCGTGGAGGCCGCCAGCGGCGAGAGCAGCGCGCGCTGGGCCGCTTCGACGCGGGCGAGGTCGGCCGACGTGAGCGAGAGGGCCATCGTCAGGCGGGCTGGAGGAGCCTCGCGGCGACGGCGGCCCGGCCGGGCACGTCGAGCTTGAGCAGCACCGCCTCGACGTGGTGCCGGGCCGTGTGGGGCGAGACGAACATCCGCGCGGCGAGGGCGTCGTTCGTGAGCCCCTCGGTGAGGAGGAGGGCCACCTCGGCCTCCCGCTTCGTCAGCCCGAACCGGGCGCGCAGGGCCTCGGGGGACGGGAAGGCCGGCCCTCCCGGCACCTCGACCGACACGAGGAGGGCGTCGGTCCCTCCGAACGCCTCGGGCCCGACGAGCACCCCGCGGAGCGCGTAGCGCCCGCGCGCCGTCGACACTTCGCGGGCGACGACCGGCAGGGCGGGCGCGCCCCCAGCTCGGGGGAACGCGAGGGCGCGGAGGCCGGCCGCGAGCGCGCGGAGCTCGATCTCGACGCGCTCGCGGTCGGGGTCGGCGGCGAGCGCGGCGGCGAGCGCGGGGGTCCGGTGCGTCTCGCGGCCGTCGGCGTCGAACGCGGCGACGGGCTGGTCGAGCGCGTCGAGCGCCCGGCGGTGGGCGGCGTGGCGGGCGAGCGCGTCGAGACCGGCTGCGAACGCGGGGCGGAGCGCGGCGAGCAGGGGGAGGGTCTCGCCGGGTTCCGGCGACCGCCGGAAGGCGTGGGCGGTCAGCATGGCCGCCCCCGACGCGCCGGGGACGAAGACCGCGTGGGTCTCGTGGGCGCGGCCAGGCGCGAGGACCTCGTTGTAGAACGTCGTGCCCCACGCGAGCCCCTGTCCGCCGAGCAGCTTGTCGGTCACGTAGAAGTCCCAGACGCCGACGTCGTGACGGACGAGCGCGTCGTAGAACACGTCCAGGGCGGGGTCGGGCGAGGGGCCGGCGCCGGACCAGGGACCGGACGTGAACGCGTCGATCCCGCGGGCCGTCTGGTCGTCCAGGCCGTGCGCCACCACGACCTGGGGCTGGCCCGCGAGCGTGAACGTGGCCGTCTCCGCACCGAGCGCGTCGGCGAACGCGCGCATGGCCTCGGCCCTCCACGCGTCCACGGACGGCGCGGCGAGTGGGGAGAGGAGGGTGCGGGTGGCGACCTCCATCCGGGCCAGGTCGGCCGACGTGAGCGAGAGCGCCATCGGGGCGGCGGCGAAACGCGGCGAAAGTAGAGCGTGGCCGGGGCCCCGCCTAGCCCGGCCCCTTCGAAAACGGGAGGCCACCGGATGCGCCCCACGGTCTCTTCACGGGGGCCCGGCGGGAAATAGGCAACGATGCCCATAAGGCGACCCCCTTCAGCCCGGTAGCGTGGGGCGTCGGCGAGGGGCCACCCCCCGCCTCCCCTTTACCACCCCAACTCCGATGGAAATCGAGGCCCTGCCCACTCTCCTCACCTCCCCCCGCCGCGTCCACTACGTCGGCCCCGAGCGCGTCGAGGTGCTCCTCTCGACCGACGAGACCGACGGCCAGTTCGGGATGTTCACCTCGGACGTCCCGCCCGCGAGCGGCCCGCCGCCGCACGTCCACGAGCGCGAGAGCGAGACGCTCTACGTCGCCAGCGGCCGGTTCGAGTTCTGGGTCGACGGCGAGACCGTCGTCTGCGATCCGGGCCAAGTGGCCCACGTCCCGGCCGGCGTGCCCCACACCTTCCGGAACCTCAGCGAACACGAGAGCCGCCTCGTCGTGGTCGTCGCGCCGGGCGGGTTCGAGGGGTACTTCGCCGCGGTGGGCACGCCCGAGCCGGGCGTCGTCGACGGCGAGGTCGTCGAGCGGCTGATGGCTGCCGCCCCCGACTTCCACATCGCGTTCCTCCCGCCGCCCTCGGCTGCCGGCGCACGCTGAGCGCCGCCCCCCACTCCGCGCGGGCGGCCCGCCCGAGAGGCCGCCCGCGCCCCTTTCCGACACAAAGACCATGACACGCCTCTCTCTTCTGGCCATCGTCCTCGCCTTCGCAGTTCCTCCGACCGAGGCGCAGGGCCTCCTCGGCCGCGCCCGCCGGGCCGCCCAGCGCGGGGTCGAGCAGGCCGTCGACCGTGAGGCCGAGCGCCGCGCCGACCAGGCCGCGACGGACGCCATTGATGGCGCCGTCGGCGCCCCGACCAGCGCCCCAGCCCCAGACCCCGTCGATCCCGCCGGCGGCCCGGCCGTCGCGGCCGCCCTCGTCAACTACGACTTCGTCCCGGGCGAGCACGTCCTCTTCGCCGACGACTTCACGGCCGAGACGCTCGGCGACTTCCCCCGTCGGCTCGCGTTCGTTTCCGGCAACATGGAGACGGCCGAATGGCAGGGCCGCCGGTGGCTCCGCGCGACGTCGTGGGCCGAGTTCGCCATCGAGCTGCCCGA
This sequence is a window from Rubrivirga marina. Protein-coding genes within it:
- a CDS encoding cupin domain-containing protein, which encodes MPPYPYTIDNGLGERLTFVRRIATPRGARLEGKTLVAPGAGPPMHVHHFEDEAFTVAEGRLGYERAGEPPAFAGPGETVIFRAGEAHRFWNAGDGDLRCSGWIEPAGNVEYLLRELFASQKRNGGSRPDPFDAAFLAHRYRSEFSMTAIPAFVRRLVFPIVVALGHVLGKYAAYADAPAPLDRPAGPSPVTPPIAGPRRAVTPAA
- a CDS encoding helix-turn-helix transcriptional regulator, which gives rise to MHGHDDAHAEMLRTFCGPVAEGGGGPDPLLDEAYRLITRPGTAVGDLHTVDHLLGATGTAFNTLFYHEVLRPFGTADAQSIVCATPAGIVHLTATQLRRPPEPGEHVPLLRVLAPALTAGLDALGRLAAHRRSLDVVQDPLAAFDADGREAHRNPALVAALAADPERERVEGALRLVARALAPLAFKATGAAPTPVVREVQTACGRYTLRGVLVAPGAFGGTDAFLVTVDPPGGPALPTHEAVRARHGLTRREAEVALLLAEGLSNEALGARLFVSKHTARHHVEAILLKLDVPGRAAVAARLMQPA
- a CDS encoding helix-turn-helix transcriptional regulator, with the protein product MALSLTSADLARMEVATRTLLSPLAAPSVDAWRAEAMRAFADALGAETATFTLAGQPQVVVAHGLDDQTARGIDAFTSGPWSGAGPSPDPALDVFYDALVRHDVGVWDFYVTDKLLGGQGLAWGTTFYNEVLAPGRAHETHAVFVPGASGAAMLTAHAFRRSPEPGETLPLLAALRPAFAAGLDALARHAAHRRALDALDQPVAAFDADGRETHRTPALAAALAADPDRERVEIELRALAAGLRALAFPRAGGAPALPVVAREVSTARGRYALRGVLVGPEAFGGTDALLVSVEVPGGPAFPSPEALRARFGLTKREAEVALLLTEGLTNDALAARMFVSPHTARHHVEAVLLKLDVPGRAAVAARLLQPA
- a CDS encoding quercetin 2,3-dioxygenase, with translation MEIEALPTLLTSPRRVHYVGPERVEVLLSTDETDGQFGMFTSDVPPASGPPPHVHERESETLYVASGRFEFWVDGETVVCDPGQVAHVPAGVPHTFRNLSEHESRLVVVVAPGGFEGYFAAVGTPEPGVVDGEVVERLMAAAPDFHIAFLPPPSAAGAR